GCACCGGCGGGGACGGGGGAAGGACCTTCAACATCTCCACCACCGTGGCCCTGGTGTGCGCCGCCGCGGGGGTCCCCGTGGCCAAGCACGGCAACCGGGCGGTCTCGGGGCGCTGCGGCAGCGCCGACGTGCTGGAGGCCCTGGGGCTGCCCCTCCTCTCGGAACCCGAGGCCATCGCCGATTCCGTCCGGACCACCCGGTTCGGCTTCCTCTTCGCCCCCCACTTCCACCGGGTCCTGGGGAAGGTGGGACCCGCCCGGCGCGCCCTGGGGGTGCGGACCCTCTTCAACCTTCTGGGCCCCCTGGCCAATCCCTGCGGGGCCACCCATCTGCTGGTGGGGGCTCCCACGCCGGAGCTCGTCCGCCCCCTGGCGGAGGCTCTGGGCCTTCTGGGGGCCCGGGGGGCCCTGGTGGTGCACGGCCACGGGGGGGTGGACGAACTCTCCCTCTCCGGCCCCAACCAAGCCTGCCGCCTGGAAGGCGGGACGGTGCGGGACGAGGTGATCCGCCCGGAGGACGCGGGGCTCTCCCCTGCCCCCCTGGAGGCCCTGGCGGGGGGGGGCGGGGAGGAGAACGCCCGGATACTTCGGGAGATCCTGGGAGGC
The sequence above is drawn from the Aminomonas paucivorans DSM 12260 genome and encodes:
- the trpD gene encoding anthranilate phosphoribosyltransferase, with product MRQILEKLLRRENLTEGETRGALEALLEGAVPEAQVGAFLAALRSKGESREEIAAAARLLLDRATRVETGETTLLDVVGTGGDGGRTFNISTTVALVCAAAGVPVAKHGNRAVSGRCGSADVLEALGLPLLSEPEAIADSVRTTRFGFLFAPHFHRVLGKVGPARRALGVRTLFNLLGPLANPCGATHLLVGAPTPELVRPLAEALGLLGARGALVVHGHGGVDELSLSGPNQACRLEGGTVRDEVIRPEDAGLSPAPLEALAGGGGEENARILREILGGAPGPRRDVVVLNAAAALLVAGHASSLAEGAAQARRVLDSGAGTAKLAEVLAFARSREEGAA